A part of Thermus sp. LT1-2-5 genomic DNA contains:
- a CDS encoding glycosyltransferase: MALMRVLHILEATGGGTARHVVDLCEGLARRGVDVHLAYSPLRADAIWEKGLENLIAAGVHLVEVPMRRSPHPSDLQALLSLRRYLAQKGPFDLVHGHSSKAGALARLLRLLGGPPVVYTPHGFVTLARFVREFQEFGAGSLWLYEMVERGLSLLTDRLVAVADQDAEEAFRLGYPRTKVRVILHGIRLDEPQPGVREEVRRAWGVEEDDVVVGFVGRLDPQKSPQTLLKAFAKVAREHPKARLVIVGRGALEGELKRLAEELGVDVIWAGFMEGRRAMKGMDVFVLPSSYEGLPYALLEAAAEGLPLVATNLPSVSRVATERNALIIPPGDVEALVEALRLLLADEVLRHSMGMQSKKLAEGFSVERMVGEVLELYQDMLGVRV; this comes from the coding sequence ATGGCTTTGATGAGGGTTCTCCACATCCTGGAGGCCACAGGCGGTGGCACTGCCCGCCATGTAGTGGACTTGTGTGAGGGCCTTGCTCGCCGAGGTGTGGACGTTCACCTGGCGTACTCTCCCCTTCGTGCGGATGCGATTTGGGAGAAGGGCCTAGAGAATTTAATAGCGGCAGGGGTGCACTTGGTGGAGGTTCCCATGCGGCGTTCTCCTCACCCGAGCGATCTCCAAGCATTGCTTAGCCTGCGCCGTTACTTGGCGCAGAAAGGCCCATTTGACCTGGTGCATGGTCACAGTTCTAAGGCCGGAGCCCTTGCGCGGCTTCTCCGTCTATTGGGTGGGCCACCGGTGGTGTATACGCCCCATGGTTTCGTTACTTTGGCTCGCTTTGTCCGGGAATTCCAGGAGTTTGGAGCAGGAAGTCTTTGGCTCTACGAGATGGTGGAGCGAGGGTTATCCTTGCTCACGGACCGGCTGGTTGCGGTGGCGGACCAGGATGCGGAGGAAGCTTTTCGGCTGGGGTACCCAAGGACCAAGGTGAGGGTAATCCTGCACGGTATTCGCCTTGACGAACCTCAGCCGGGGGTTCGGGAGGAGGTGCGCCGCGCTTGGGGGGTGGAGGAGGACGATGTGGTAGTGGGCTTTGTGGGCCGCTTGGATCCTCAAAAGTCTCCCCAGACGCTGCTTAAAGCCTTTGCCAAGGTGGCGCGTGAGCATCCGAAGGCTCGTTTGGTGATCGTTGGACGCGGTGCGTTGGAAGGGGAGTTAAAACGATTGGCTGAAGAGTTAGGCGTTGACGTAATCTGGGCGGGCTTTATGGAAGGCAGAAGGGCCATGAAAGGGATGGACGTCTTTGTTTTGCCGAGTTCATATGAAGGCTTGCCGTATGCATTATTGGAAGCTGCAGCAGAAGGGCTTCCTTTGGTAGCTACAAACCTACCCTCTGTATCTCGGGTAGCCACAGAAAGAAATGCCCTTATAATTCCGCCAGGGGACGTTGAAGCTCTGGTAGAGGCCTTGAGGCTGCTGCTAGCTGATGAGGTGCTGCGCCATTCCATGGGAATGCAAAGCAAAAAGCTTGCGGAGGGGTTTTCAGTGGAGCGTATGGTTGGCGAGGTATTGGAGCTTTACCAAGATATGTTAGGTGTTCGTGTTTAA
- a CDS encoding glycosyltransferase, with product MNRIAVLIPVYKDQAGLEKSLSTLPAEVPLDIVVVDDGSQPPIQLPNLPGEHKGYLLRLEQNVGIERALNYGLNWILERGYEYVARLDAGDVSLPGRFLHQMEFLDKNPEYALVGGQVEFVDDEGREVFRERFPTKYEDIRRIMHARSCFIHPAVMFRASVLREVGLYSEAYEAAEDFELFFRITRRYPVANLERVVLRCHVNPRGISLTKRRKQVWSRLRIMVRYFDPWVRESWLGLVKNALLLVVPVPWVRWLKQRLEGRRGWL from the coding sequence ATGAATAGGATTGCCGTGCTAATACCCGTGTACAAGGATCAGGCTGGGCTGGAAAAATCCCTGTCCACGCTACCTGCAGAGGTTCCCTTGGATATAGTCGTGGTGGATGACGGTAGCCAACCGCCCATTCAGCTGCCTAACCTACCTGGGGAGCATAAGGGCTACTTGCTTCGGCTGGAGCAGAATGTAGGCATTGAACGAGCCCTAAATTACGGGCTTAACTGGATTCTGGAGCGTGGTTATGAATACGTAGCCCGCTTAGATGCTGGGGATGTAAGCTTACCTGGCCGATTCCTCCATCAGATGGAATTTTTGGATAAAAATCCAGAGTATGCGCTTGTGGGCGGGCAGGTGGAGTTTGTGGACGATGAGGGAAGGGAGGTTTTTAGGGAGCGTTTCCCCACAAAATACGAGGATATTCGCCGGATCATGCATGCTCGAAGTTGTTTCATCCATCCCGCTGTGATGTTTAGGGCTTCGGTGCTTAGAGAGGTGGGTTTGTACTCGGAGGCGTACGAGGCAGCAGAGGATTTTGAGCTTTTTTTCCGAATTACTAGGCGATATCCTGTCGCAAACTTGGAAAGGGTTGTCCTGCGGTGCCATGTGAATCCTCGAGGTATCTCCCTTACAAAGCGGCGAAAGCAGGTGTGGAGTCGTTTGCGCATTATGGTCCGTTACTTTGACCCTTGGGTAAGGGAAAGCTGGTTGGGTTTAGTGAAAAATGCCTTGCTTCTGGTGGTTCCCGTTCCGTGGGTGCGCTGGCTTAAGCAGCGTCTTGAAGGTCGGAGGGGATGGCTTTGA